Proteins encoded within one genomic window of Citrobacter amalonaticus Y19:
- a CDS encoding TIGR03749 family integrating conjugative element protein: MKKFSVILLTLVLVSAGARAVELMKWERIPLQIPLTVGQERIVFVNKNVRVGFPPTLNDKLRIQSSGGVVYLDAKEAFPVTRLELQNKENGEILLLDVSAAPGKTTREPVKIVYDGEVATASATDKQTVSSDGDSAGRQSSAEANAESRRPAKLNAPLPVVLTRYAAQNMYGPLRTVEPVPGVSQVSLKLPPRITTLMPSESVSVTPMAAWSLQGSSVIALQVRNRSAVKVILDPRSLQGQFTTATFQHRWLGRAGTPEDTTVLYLVTTGRPESAFIAEQRLPESEGKESKRSNRGAHK, from the coding sequence TTGAAAAAATTCTCAGTGATCCTGCTGACCCTGGTACTGGTCTCAGCCGGAGCTCGTGCTGTTGAGCTTATGAAATGGGAACGGATACCTTTGCAGATTCCCCTGACTGTAGGGCAGGAGCGAATCGTTTTTGTAAACAAAAACGTGCGAGTGGGGTTTCCGCCCACACTCAACGACAAGCTGCGTATTCAAAGCTCCGGAGGTGTAGTTTATCTCGATGCGAAAGAAGCCTTTCCGGTGACGAGACTGGAACTTCAGAACAAGGAAAACGGGGAAATACTTCTACTTGATGTTTCTGCTGCCCCCGGTAAAACCACGCGGGAACCTGTCAAAATTGTCTACGACGGAGAAGTGGCTACCGCTTCGGCGACCGATAAACAGACGGTCAGCAGTGATGGGGACAGTGCCGGCCGTCAGTCGTCGGCAGAGGCAAATGCAGAAAGCCGGAGGCCCGCAAAACTCAATGCGCCGCTGCCCGTTGTCCTGACTCGTTATGCCGCACAGAACATGTATGGACCGTTGAGAACGGTAGAGCCCGTACCGGGAGTAAGTCAGGTTTCACTGAAGCTTCCTCCCCGGATCACCACACTTATGCCCTCTGAGTCCGTCAGCGTCACGCCGATGGCTGCCTGGAGTCTGCAGGGCAGCAGTGTAATTGCGCTGCAGGTGCGTAACCGATCAGCAGTAAAGGTCATCCTCGATCCTCGTTCGCTGCAAGGTCAGTTTACTACTGCGACTTTCCAGCACCGTTGGCTGGGGCGTGCCGGTACACCGGAAGACACGACAGTTCTATATCTGGTTACTACAGGACGTCCCGAAAGTGCCTTTATTGCTGAACAGCGTTTACCCGAATCTGAAGGAAAGGAGAGTAAGCGGAGTAACCGAGGAGCACATAAATGA